One segment of Microbispora sp. ZYX-F-249 DNA contains the following:
- a CDS encoding transaminase — protein MMIDRTRLARLLDRERAAFRERNPRSAAAYEQARGHLFGGVPMTWMNKTAAGFPLYLAEAHGARVTDLDCHEYVDLCLGDTGAMAGHSPRATVEAVADRFGRLGGATVMMPTEDAAWVGAELGRRFGLPYWSFSLTATDANRWAIRLARAITGRPKILVNSYCYHGSVDEVLIVVGPDGEQVSREGNVGAPVDPTVTSRVVEFNDLPSLERELAYGDVAAVLMEPALTNIGIVLPEPGYLEGVRELTRRYGSLLINDETHTLSAGPGGCTKAWDLHPDIVTIGKAIGGGIPSGGYGLSAEVAARIEAMEGLDLVDMGGVGGTLAGNALSVAAMRATLEHVLTDDAFAAMTELATRFTKGVQEVIDAYGLPWSVTQLGARAEYRFTSPAPRDGGESNAAGDPDLDDYLHVYLANRGVLLTPFHNMALMSPATTEADVDLHHEVFAAAVADLVS, from the coding sequence ACGAGCAGGCGAGAGGCCACCTGTTCGGCGGCGTGCCGATGACGTGGATGAACAAGACGGCGGCGGGTTTCCCGCTGTACCTGGCCGAGGCGCACGGCGCCCGCGTCACCGACCTGGACTGCCACGAGTACGTCGACCTCTGCCTCGGCGACACGGGCGCGATGGCGGGCCACTCGCCCCGGGCCACCGTGGAGGCGGTGGCCGACCGGTTCGGCCGGCTGGGCGGGGCCACGGTCATGATGCCGACCGAGGACGCCGCCTGGGTCGGCGCCGAGCTGGGCCGGCGGTTCGGCCTGCCCTACTGGAGCTTCTCGCTCACGGCCACGGACGCCAACCGGTGGGCGATCCGGCTGGCCAGGGCCATCACCGGCAGGCCCAAGATCCTCGTGAACAGCTACTGCTACCACGGCAGCGTCGACGAGGTGCTGATCGTGGTCGGCCCGGACGGCGAGCAGGTCTCGCGTGAAGGCAACGTCGGCGCGCCGGTCGACCCCACCGTCACCTCGCGCGTCGTCGAGTTCAACGACCTGCCCTCGCTGGAGCGCGAACTGGCCTACGGCGACGTCGCGGCGGTCCTCATGGAGCCCGCCCTCACCAACATCGGGATCGTGCTGCCCGAGCCGGGTTACCTGGAGGGCGTGCGGGAGCTGACCCGGCGGTACGGCAGCCTGCTGATCAACGACGAGACGCACACCCTCTCGGCGGGGCCGGGCGGCTGCACGAAGGCGTGGGACCTGCACCCCGACATCGTCACGATCGGCAAGGCGATCGGCGGCGGCATCCCCAGCGGCGGGTACGGCCTGTCCGCCGAGGTCGCGGCGCGCATCGAGGCGATGGAGGGCCTCGACCTGGTCGACATGGGCGGCGTCGGCGGCACGTTGGCCGGCAACGCCCTGTCGGTCGCCGCGATGCGCGCGACGCTGGAGCACGTGCTCACCGACGACGCGTTCGCCGCCATGACCGAGCTGGCGACCCGCTTCACCAAGGGCGTCCAGGAGGTGATCGACGCCTACGGCCTGCCGTGGTCGGTCACCCAGCTCGGTGCGCGCGCCGAGTATCGCTTCACCAGCCCGGCGCCCCGCGACGGCGGCGAGTCGAACGCGGCAGGCGACCCCGACCTGGACGACTACCTGCACGTCTACCTGGCCAACCGGGGCGTGCTGCTCACGCCGTTCCACAACATGGCGCTGATGTCGCCCGCCACCACCGAGGCGGACGTGGACCTCCACCACGAGGTGTTCGCCGCGGCCGTGGCGGACCTGGTCTCGTGA
- a CDS encoding Lrp/AsnC family transcriptional regulator → MNVDEIDRVLLRELQRDGRASYTALAEATGLSAPAVRQRVQRLRDEGVVQIVGVTDPMALGLPVMALIGVRVDSDVHEVADRISELSGVIYVVLTAGSFDLFAEVVCREPAELLTVLNDHVKRVPGVTRAEAFTYFGIHTHRFAWPGV, encoded by the coding sequence ATGAACGTGGACGAGATCGACAGGGTCCTGCTGCGCGAGCTGCAGCGGGACGGCCGGGCCTCCTACACCGCGCTGGCCGAGGCCACCGGCCTGTCGGCGCCCGCCGTACGGCAACGCGTGCAGCGGCTGCGCGACGAGGGCGTCGTGCAGATCGTCGGCGTCACCGACCCGATGGCGCTGGGCCTGCCGGTCATGGCGCTGATCGGCGTCCGCGTCGACAGCGACGTGCACGAGGTCGCCGACCGGATCAGCGAGCTGTCCGGCGTGATCTACGTGGTGCTCACGGCGGGCTCGTTCGACCTGTTCGCCGAGGTGGTGTGCCGGGAGCCGGCCGAGCTCCTGACCGTGCTCAACGACCACGTCAAGCGGGTGCCGGGCGTCACCCGGGCCGAGGCGTTCACCTATTTCGGGATCCACACCCACCGGTTCGCCTGGCCCGGCGTGTGA
- a CDS encoding penicillin-binding transpeptidase domain-containing protein, producing MRNRALLALVMVAAAIFVFGVVGLIVSGRQGTDSDFVAAPRGTLAPAGPQTLQLRPESSPEPSPAGSPEGSPDETAAAYFQAWVKGDYDAMRDLVDEPPGDFADQHRAFEDAALSRSLRIAVGDMVRTGDETAEIPFTQERDEQDAGTWRFDSSLHLAVRDLTWKVLWTPSVLHPEIQPGGSLVRTAPEVGPLQPVTRGGREFPRNSGAEAYLQNLVDQGVAPATGVAVGWTLEVDNPGLPSKTVLSYKPDKRPAGVRTTIDYATQAAAARALDGVQRGAIVAVRSSTGEILAVADRLGGRGAFERKYAPGSTFKTITAAALLGNGLSPDSTVDCPAAYQIPMHRSIPNYRNENHGTVTLRQAFALSCNTTFARLTIERLSGDTLVDQARAFGFGVPGESGGTSTCGSLRRPENPDALAEDSFGQGTVEATPLCMALVAAAVESGEWRPARPLADEASQGELPQSVPLPSNVAEGLRSLMSAVTVDGTAAGSELPQGVAGKTGTAEDWQGGQDHAWFIGYRGDLAFAVFVEHGGTGRGAAVPIAARFLKAL from the coding sequence ATGCGGAACAGGGCCCTGCTCGCCCTCGTCATGGTCGCCGCGGCCATCTTCGTCTTCGGCGTTGTCGGACTCATTGTCTCCGGCAGGCAGGGGACCGACTCGGACTTCGTCGCCGCGCCGCGGGGGACACTCGCTCCCGCCGGCCCGCAGACGCTTCAGCTTCGCCCCGAGTCGAGTCCCGAGCCGTCCCCCGCAGGCTCCCCGGAAGGCTCTCCGGACGAGACGGCCGCCGCCTATTTCCAGGCCTGGGTCAAGGGCGACTACGACGCCATGCGCGACCTGGTCGACGAGCCCCCCGGCGACTTCGCGGACCAGCACCGCGCGTTCGAGGACGCCGCTCTGTCCCGCTCGCTGCGGATCGCGGTCGGCGACATGGTCCGCACCGGGGACGAGACGGCCGAGATCCCGTTCACACAGGAGCGGGACGAGCAGGACGCCGGCACCTGGCGCTTCGACTCCAGCCTGCATCTCGCCGTGCGGGACCTCACCTGGAAGGTGCTCTGGACGCCGTCGGTCCTGCATCCGGAGATCCAGCCGGGCGGCAGTCTCGTCAGGACCGCGCCGGAGGTGGGACCGCTGCAGCCGGTGACCAGGGGCGGGCGGGAGTTCCCGCGCAACTCGGGCGCCGAGGCGTACCTCCAGAACCTGGTGGACCAGGGAGTGGCGCCCGCGACGGGCGTGGCCGTGGGGTGGACGCTCGAGGTCGACAATCCGGGCCTGCCGTCGAAGACCGTCCTGTCCTACAAGCCGGACAAGCGGCCGGCCGGCGTACGGACCACGATCGACTACGCGACGCAGGCCGCGGCGGCCCGGGCGCTCGACGGCGTGCAGCGCGGCGCCATCGTGGCCGTGCGGTCGTCGACGGGGGAGATCCTCGCGGTCGCCGACCGCCTGGGCGGCCGCGGGGCGTTCGAGCGCAAGTACGCACCCGGCTCGACGTTCAAGACGATCACGGCGGCGGCGCTGCTCGGCAACGGGCTGTCCCCGGACAGCACGGTGGACTGCCCGGCGGCCTACCAGATCCCGATGCACCGGTCGATCCCCAACTACCGCAACGAGAACCACGGGACGGTGACGCTGCGGCAGGCGTTCGCCCTGTCGTGCAACACCACGTTCGCCCGGCTGACGATCGAGCGGCTGAGCGGCGACACGCTGGTCGACCAGGCCAGGGCGTTCGGCTTCGGGGTGCCGGGGGAGAGCGGCGGCACGAGCACGTGCGGCAGCCTGCGGCGGCCGGAGAACCCGGACGCGCTCGCGGAGGACTCATTCGGCCAGGGCACGGTCGAGGCGACCCCGCTGTGCATGGCGCTGGTCGCCGCCGCCGTGGAGAGCGGCGAGTGGCGGCCGGCTCGCCCGCTGGCGGACGAGGCGTCGCAGGGGGAGCTGCCGCAGAGCGTGCCTCTGCCGTCCAACGTGGCGGAGGGACTGCGTTCGCTGATGAGCGCGGTCACGGTCGACGGGACCGCCGCCGGGTCGGAGCTGCCCCAGGGGGTCGCGGGCAAGACCGGCACCGCCGAGGACTGGCAGGGCGGGCAGGACCACGCCTGGTTCATCGGTTATCGGGGCGACCTCGCCTTCGCCGTGTTCGTCGAGCACGGCGGCACCGGCCGTGGCGCCGCCGTGCCCATCGCCGCGCGGTTCCTGAAAGCCCTTTAG